ATAGGCGTTTTCCGGATTTTCTGCAATGGCTAGCACCGGCTCAGCAACACCGGGCGTATAAGCAAGAGATAAGTCATCTTGAGAGTTGGTTGGTTTAGTAACATGCATACCCAATTTCCCTGGGGTGGGAAATTCGTGATAATTTAATGCACGCTCTTTTAAAACATTTTTCTTCAAAGTGTTTACTCTCTCTTAATGTTTAGGGAAAAATCATATAGAAAAAAACAAAGTATGAATAGATATGCTGGATAAAGAAGGCGCATACTGCTGCGCCCCTGGTTTTCTCTGAGTGAGTATGCGTAACATTCCGGAGATCCGTCGCATGGCTCAGGTCAGATAAGAAGTTTTACTTATCAGTGCGCGTTTTATAACGATCACGGAATTTTTGTACTCGGCCTCCGGTATCGACTAATTTTTGCTTACCGGTATAAAAAGGATGACATTTATCGCAAACTTCTATATTGAGTTTGTCACCTAAAGTGGAACGGGTTTCAAAAATGTTGCCACAACTACAAGTAACTTTAACTATTTTATACTCAGGATGAATCGAAGATTTCATAAATACCACTCTCTTTAAAAATAGCGAACATCGCCACTTAGTCTCTGCCAAGCACCATGCTCTTAATAAAAGACGGGCAACGATAGCAGATCTTATTGTATAAAGCAATAGAATTTAGTTTCTGACCATTTTAAAACGTAGCTATCACGGGTGCATGATCCGACGGTCTTTTAGCCCGTCTTGGGGCTATATCAATCTCACAATGGGTGCATTGATTAGTTAATACTTCACTTAATAATATATGATCAATCCTTAATCCCATATTGCGACGAAAACAACCTTGACGGTAATCCCACCAGCTAAAAATGGAGTCTTGACAAAAACTTCTAAAACTATCTTTTAACCCTAAATCTAAAAGCGAACTAAATGCCTTACGTTCTTCAGCGCTTACCATAACATTCCCTACCCAAACGCCTGGATCATGTACATCCCTATCTTCAGGAGCAATGTTAAAATCACCCACTACCGCTAACTTAGAATTTTTACTTAATTCTTCTTTAATGTACGCAATAACTTTCTCTAACCACTTAAGCTTATAAGCGTACTTATCCGATCCTACTGCACTGCCATTCGGCACATATAAATTAATAAGACGAATATCTCCCGTCGTGGCAGCAAGGACTCTTCTTTGC
The nucleotide sequence above comes from Legionella adelaidensis. Encoded proteins:
- the rpmE gene encoding 50S ribosomal protein L31 → MKSSIHPEYKIVKVTCSCGNIFETRSTLGDKLNIEVCDKCHPFYTGKQKLVDTGGRVQKFRDRYKTRTDK
- the xth gene encoding exodeoxyribonuclease III — translated: MLKIATWNVNSIKIRLEQVLEWLEHSQTDILAVQETKMIDEQFPAQIFIERGYHIVFSGQKSYNGVAIISKFPLSNVVKDIADFEDPQRRVLAATTGDIRLINLYVPNGSAVGSDKYAYKLKWLEKVIAYIKEELSKNSKLAVVGDFNIAPEDRDVHDPGVWVGNVMVSAEERKAFSSLLDLGLKDSFRSFCQDSIFSWWDYRQGCFRRNMGLRIDHILLSEVLTNQCTHCEIDIAPRRAKRPSDHAPVIATF